A stretch of the Capsicum annuum cultivar UCD-10X-F1 chromosome 10, UCD10Xv1.1, whole genome shotgun sequence genome encodes the following:
- the LOC107843579 gene encoding S-adenosylmethionine synthase 3, which produces METFLFTSESVNEGHPDKLCDQVSDAILDACLEQDPESKVACETCTKTNMVMVFGEITTKATVDYEKIVRDTCRGIGFTSADVGLDADHCKVLVNIEQQSPDIAQGVHGHLTKKPEEIGAGDQGHMFGYATDETPELMPLTHVLATKLGAKLTEVRKNKTCPWLRPDGKTQVTVEYKNDNGAMVPIRVHTVLISTQHDETVTNDQIAQDLKEHVIKPVIPAKYLDDNTIFHLNPSGRFVIGGPHGDAGLTGRKIIIDTYGGWGAHGGGAFSGKDPTKVDRSGAYIVRQAAKSVVAAGLARRCIVQVSYAIGVAEPLSVFVDTYKTGTIPDKDILALIKENFDFRPGMMSINLDLKRGGNFRYQKTAAYGHFGRDDPDFTWETVKPLKPKA; this is translated from the coding sequence ATGGAGACTTTCTTGTTCACCTCAGAATCAGTTAACGAAGGACATCCTGACAAGCTTTGTGACCAGGTCTCAGATGCCATTCTTGATGCTTGCCTAGAACAAGACCCGGAGAGCAAGGTTGCATGTGAGACCTGCACAAAGACAAACATGGTCATGGTCTTTGGAGAGATTACAACCAAAGCCACGGTGGACTATGAGAAGATAGTACGTGACACTTGCAGGGGCATTGGGTTTACCTCAGCTGATGTTGGTCTCGATGCTGACCACTGCAAAGTCCTTGTCAACATTGAGCAGCAGAGCCCTGATATTGCCCAAGGAGTCCATGGTCATCTTACCAAGAAACCTGAAGAAATTGGAGCTGGTGATCAAGGTCACATGTTTGGCTATGCCACAGATGAAACTCCTGAACTTATGCCCCTTACTCATGTTTTGGCTACAAAGCTTGGTGCTAAGCTTACCGAAGTGAGGAAGAACAAGACTTGCCCATGGCTCAGACCTGATGGCAAGACACAAGTTACAGTTGAATACAAGAATGATAATGGTGCCATGGTCCCTATTAGAGTTCACACTGTTCTCATCTCAACTCAACACGATGAAACTGTCACAAATGATCAGATTGCCCAGGACTTGAAAGAGCATGTGATCAAGCCCGTGATCCCCGCTAAGTACCTTGATGACAACACCATCTTCCACCTCAACCCATCAGGTCGTTTTGTGATTGGTGGTCCACATGGAGATGCTGGACTCACTGGCAGAAAAATTATCATCGACACTTATGGAGGTTGGGGTGCTCACGGTGGAGGTGCCTTCTCAGGGAAAGATCCCACCAAGGTGGACAGAAGTGGTGCTTACATCGTGAGACAAGCAGCAAAGAGTGTTGTTGCTGCAGGACTTGCTCGCCGCTGCATTGTCCAGGTTTCTTACGCCATTGGTGTGGCAGAACCACTCTCCGTGTTTGTTGACACTTACAAAACCGGAACCATTCCAGACAAGGATATTTTGGCTCTGATCAAGGAGAACTTTGACTTCAGGCCTGGAATGATGTCAATTAACCTTGACTTGAAGAGAGGAGGCAACTTCAGGTACCAGAAGACTGCTGCTTATGGTCACTTCGGCCGTGATGACCCCGATTTCACCTGGGAGACTGTCAAGCCCCTCAAGCCTAAAGCTTAG